A window from Homalodisca vitripennis isolate AUS2020 unplaced genomic scaffold, UT_GWSS_2.1 ScUCBcl_1433;HRSCAF=5060, whole genome shotgun sequence encodes these proteins:
- the LOC124371451 gene encoding THO complex subunit 4-like: MTDKLEMSLDDIINQSKEVKDSTRRSRERGGFPQGRATQSNARDGGGPMRSRRVRFDSSKRVPYSRPHGDINSRWQHDLYDGPALNKRRRSGGLSITGGPTKLVVSNLDYGVLSSDIQVLFSEFGPIRSATVNYEKSGRSMGSAYVVFDRKADAVRAMKQYNRVPLDGRPMQIELTTSDVEVAIQQANRVSEGFTRGPSARGFGHRVTGRGFRRNGRGERRGDGRTVKNKVPTAAELDAELDAYISERK; encoded by the exons ATGACGGATAAGTTAGAAATGAGTTTAGACGATATAATTAATCAGAGCAAGGAAGTAAAGGACTCTACAAGAAGAAGTCGTGAACGTGGAGGTTTTCCTCAGGGTAGAGCAACCCAAAGCAATGCCAGAGATGGTGGTGGACCCATGAGAAGCAGGAGAGTCAGATTTGATTCATCGAAGAGAGTTCCCTATTCTCGA CCTCATGGCGATATCAACAGCCGCTGGCAGCATGATCTCTATGATGGCCCGGCTCTCAACAAGAGGAGGAGATCAGGAGGTCTAAGCATAACAGGTGGTCCTACAAAACTGGTCGTCTCAAACCTGGACTATGGAGTATTAAGTTCAGACATACAG GTGCTCTTCTCAGAATTTGGTCCTATACGCAGTGCAACGGTGAACTATGAAAAGTCTGGTCGCTCCATGGGCTCGGCTTACGTCGTATTTGACCGAAAAGCAGATGCTGTCAGGGCTATGAAACAGTACAACAGGGTTCCTCTAGATG GTCGGCCAATGCAAATTGAATTGACTACGTCTGATGTTGAAGTTGCGATCCAGCAAGCCAACCGAGTCAGCGAAGGCTTTACCCGCGGACCTAGTGCTAGAGGTTTTGGCCACCGAGTTACTGGAAGAG GTTTCAGAAGAAACGGTCGAGGCGAGAGAAGAGGTGACGGACGAACAGTGAAAAACAAAGTCCCAACTGCTGCAGAGTTAGATGCAGAATTAGATGCGTACATCAGCGAAAGAAAGTAG